DNA sequence from the Vicinamibacterales bacterium genome:
CGCGTCGGCGCAGGCGCTGCGCCCGGCGCGGCAGCGGACGTGCCGGCAACGGACGAAGGGCGGCGTGCTCCTCGCGGACGAAACGCTCGCACGGCCGCTCGTGCGTCGTGCCGTGCACGCGCTGATCGGCGTCGACCATCCACTGAGCCAGATGCTGCTCGAGTGCGGCAAACGACGCGAAGGTGCGGCCCGCCAGCGCGTTCCGCTTCACGAATTTCACCCCGGACTCGACTTTGCCTTTGGTCCGCGCGCGATACGGTGCGCAGGCGCGCGGCTGCACGTCCCAGTCACGACAGAACGCCAGGTAGCCTGGATGGAATGTCACCGTGCCGGTCGCCCGATCGCGCCCGCGCACGAGGGCTCGGGCATTGTCGCCGAGCACGGTCATCACGACGCCGCCGAAATGCAGGAAGGCCGCCGCGATCCCCTCACGCCAATCGTCCTGGCGCTCGTGGAGAAACGCTTTCACGAACGTGCGTCGCGAATAGCTGAGGACCGCGACCAGCAGAAAGACCGTGATGGCGGTGCCCGCGATGGTCACCCGCTTCTCGCCGAAATCAATCTGCATCTGCGCGCCTGGGGCCGTCTCGACGCGCACCGTCGCCACATCG
Encoded proteins:
- the istA gene encoding IS21 family transposase encodes the protein MVEGEMVTAIRELTNRGWGAKAIAAELAIARNTVRRYQRGAVAGVQVRPSARRLSVEEQATAQSLFQREAEGNAVVVQQLLAERGCAVSVRTVQRAVARVRQAQRAADVATVRVETAPGAQMQIDFGEKRVTIAGTAITVFLLVAVLSYSRRTFVKAFLHERQDDWREGIAAAFLHFGGVVMTVLGDNARALVRGRDRATGTVTFHPGYLAFCRDWDVQPRACAPYRARTKGKVESGVKFVKRNALAGRTFASFAALEQHLAQWMVDADQRVHGTTHERPCERFVREEHAALRPLPARPLPRRAQRLRRRVASDAFVDVETVRYSVPYQLVRDHVDVAIDEQTVRIFHGTDLVATHPRSREPFACIVEPAHLAGLWRATTAREPSDATLSAFGRSLAEYEAVVR